In Carassius auratus strain Wakin chromosome 36, ASM336829v1, whole genome shotgun sequence, the following are encoded in one genomic region:
- the mrps16 gene encoding small ribosomal subunit protein bS16m — MSSAKDTTSFLLKKYHGGHVVIRLALGGATNRPFYRIVAAYNKRARDSKYIEQLGSYDPLPNIHNEKLVAFNYERIKYWIACGAHTTKPVAKLLGLAGFFPLHPMTITEAERRQKAASIEEVTTDNQEQVEQKETL, encoded by the exons ATGAGCTCGGCAAAAGATACCA CATCTTTCCTGCTCAAAAAATATCATGGTGGGCATGTGGTCATCAGGCTGGCATTAGGAGGTGCCACTAATAGACCTTTCTACCGCATTGTGGCTGCTTATAATAAACGGGCGAGAGACAGTAAATATATTGAGCAGCTGGGCTCATATGACCCTCTCCCCAACATACACAATGAAAAACTTGTCGCCTTCAATTACGAAAGAATCAAGTACTGGATTGCATGTGGGGCTCATACGACAAAACCAGTGGCCAAACTTCTAG GATTGGCTGGATTTTTCCCACTGCATCCAATGACAATAACAGAAGCGGAGCGGAGACAGAAAGCAGCTTCGATAGAAGAAGTGACAACAGACAATCAAGAACAAGTGGAGCAGAAGGAAACAttgtaa
- the LOC113055647 gene encoding mucin-5AC-like has translation MSTTTIESSTSEIDLTLGTTSFPTDSTPSSTTEGQTTSEYISSTTKISSSSVEQTTSQQTPTTQYTSNPEIESTTTAPSTFTTVVSPMSTTTMELSTLERGPTAESILSTTDSSTSSSTTEGPTTSEFALKQTTSQQKPTTKYTSNPEIESTTTAPSTFTTAASSMSTTTMESSTSETDSTLGTISFTTDSTPSSPSATTEGQTTAELASSTEISSSSLEQTTSQQTETTQYTSTTESESTTFSPSTSSTTAVSLMSTSTIKLFTSESGATAESTLSTTGTSPSSPSSTTKGQSTSEFTPSTTAISSSSVEQTMTQQKPTTQYTSNTESGSTATAPTTFTTDVSHKSTATVESSTRESDSTLELTSSTTDTTPSSPSSTMVQSLFTKSSSTTEGQIVSSFTSSIPSSSPAEQTSQQTQSTSSISSTEIHSTQSINSTFAPLETTGSISPGSSASPNPISHQTITQTVTAQTLSNFTSAQSSPSSQTSTQKTSSTSTEPHSSITTVNSVSTTPNCLEYCQCNGSPCIFNVTSRKCQCKCKDFTFGDTCNFANDTTVTLSDSIPTRNANISLRIMMEYLKAYENVNSPESKKLISILKRELSILCKRADAKNFKDVQIRSLRQGSVIAESIALYNYPNNNSQIMFLNNDLGPTLEKIFNDSDSLKSLSIALGNASIQNAQIIMATVEISNISDLHQFVQCTVNFTSLTVELDDGAWVCVGPCQKNPNFCNQQGACQNEINGPHCKCHSSYFEKYYGAQCELYSRGAGFYAVLFGCLVAFALLIIVSAVMIVVFYRAKRTSSKKFELFEDDFFDFTSRGGYGHQNFSVTEDSEFGSFRSLHENTHIQ, from the exons ATGAGCACTACCACAATTGAATCATCAACAAGTGAAATTGATTTAACACTTGGAACGACATCATTCCCAACAGATTCTACTCCATCttctacaactgaaggacagacaacgTCAGAATACATTTCATCTACAACAAAGATATCgtcatctagtgtagaacaaacaacaagccagcagacaccaaccactcaatatacttctaatcctgaaatagaatctacaacaacagctccatcaacatttacaacagttgTATCTCCTATGAGCACAACCACAATGGAGTTATCTACACTTGAAAGGGGACCAACTGCGGAATCTATATTATCCACAACAGATTCATCTACATCATCGTCTACAACAGAAGGCCCGACAACATCAGAATTTGCTTtaaagcaaacaacaagccagcagaaaCCAACCACtaaatatacttctaatcctgaaatagaatctacaacaacagctccatcaacatttacaacagctgcatctTCTATGAGTACAACCACAAtggaatcatctacaagtgaaactGATTCAACACTGGGTACAATATCATTTACAACAGATTCTACACCATCTTCACCATCAGctacaactgaaggacagacaacAGCAGAACTTGCTTCATCTACAGAGATATCTTCTTCTAGtttagagcaaacaacaagccagcagacagaaaccactcaatatacttctacTACTGAATCTGAATCTACAACCTTTTCTCCATCAACATCGTCTACAACAGCTGTATCTCTTATGAGCACATCCACAATAAAGTTGTTTACAAGTGAAAGTGGAGCAACAGCGGAATCTACATTATCCACAACAGGTActtctccatcttcaccatcgtccACAACaaaaggacaaagtacatcagaattcacGCCATCTACAACAGCGatatcctcatctagtgtagaacaaacaatGACCCAGCAAAAACCCActactcaatatacttctaacACAGAATCAGGATCTACAGCAACAGCTCcaacaacatttacaacagatgTGTCCCATAAGAGCACAGCCACTGTAGAGTCATCTACAAGAGAAAGTGATTCAACATTGGAATTAACATCATCCACAACAGATActactccatcttcaccatcgtctacaaTGGTTCAATCTCTATTTACAAAATCATCTTCTACCACAGAAGGCCAAATTGTTTCATCATTTACCTCATCAATCCCATCTTCAAGTCCTGCTGAACAAACAAGTCAGCAGACACAATCAACTAGTTCAATTTCAAGCACAGAAATACATTCAACACAGTCAATTAATTCAACATTTGCACCACTTGAAACCACTGGATCAATATCTCCAGGCTCGTCTGCTTCACCCAATCCAATCTCACATCAAACAATAACTCAAACTGTTACAGCCCAAACATTAAGCAATTTTACTTCAGCTCAGTCAAGCCCTTCTTCTCAAACTAGTACCCAGAAAACCTCATCAACATCAACAGAACCTCATTCATCCATAACAACTGTCAACTCAGTTTCAACAACTCCAAACTGTCTGGAGTATTGTCAGTGCAACGGGTCCCCATGCATCTTCAATGTCACATCTCGGAAATGTCAGTGTAAATGCAAAGATTTCACTTTTGGAGATACTTGCAATTTTGCAAATGACACTACGGTTACTTTGT CTGACAGCATACCAACAAGGAATGCAAATATCTCTCTCAGAATTATGATGGAATATCTTAAAGCGTATGAAAATGTGAACTCTCCAGAATCAAAAAAACTCATTTCCATCTTAAAACGTGAG CTTTCAATCCTTTGTAAAAGAGCAGATGCAAAAAATTTCAAGGATGTGCAAATACGTAGTCTAAG ACAAGGAAGTGTCATTGCTGAAAGTATTGCATTGTATAACTATCCCAACAACAACTCACAAATAATGTTTCTAAATAACGATTTGGGTCCCACCCTGGAAAAAATCTTTAATGACTCAGATTCGTTAAAAAGTCTCAGCATAGCTCTCGGCAATGCTTCCATCCAAAATGCCCAAATTATCATGGCGACAGTAGAAATATCAA ATATTTCAGATCTACATCAGTTTGTGCAATGCACTGTGAATTTTACAAGCTTAACTGTAGAGCTTGATGATGGAGCATGGGTATGTGTGGGACCATGCCAAAAAAATCCCAACTTCTGCAATCAACAAGGTGCAtgccaaaatgaaataaatggacCACACTGCAA GTGTCACAGTTCTTACTTTGAGAAGTACTATGGAGCTCAGTGTGAGCTTTACAGCAGAGGAGCCGGTTTCTACGCTGTTCTCTTCGGCTGTTTAGTAGCTTTTGCTCTACTTATCATCGTTTCAGCCGTGATGATTGTGGTGTTCTACAGAGCCAAGAG AACATCAAGcaaaaaatttgaattatttgaagATGACTTCTTTGATTTTACATCAAGAG GAGGTTATGGGCATCAAAACTTTTCAGTCACAGAAGATTCGGAATTTGGGTCTTTCAGGTCACTCCATGAAAATACACATATACAGTAG
- the LOC113055648 gene encoding mucin-5AC-like, producing TTAPSTFTTTASSMSTTTTESSTSESDSTLGTTSFPTDSTIGTTSYTTESMPSTAAYSMTTTTVDSSTSESDSTFGTTSFPTDSIPSSPYSTTEGQTTSEYTSATSEISSSSVEQTTSQQDSTIGTTSYTTESTPSSPSSTTIRQTTAEITSFTTETCSSNVEQTTRQQFYSIFTIFYN from the exons acaacagctccatcaacatttacaacaactgcatcttctatgagcacaaccacaacagaatcatctacaagtgaaagtgattcaacaCTGGGAACAACATCATTCCCAACA gattcgacaattggaacaacttcatacacaacagaatctatgccatct acagctgcatattctatgactacaaccacagtagattcttctacaagtgaaagtgattcaacaTTTGGAACAACTTCATTCCCAACAGATTCTATTCCATCTTCACCATAttctacaactgaaggacagacaacgTCAGAATACACCTCAGCTACATCAGAGatatcctcatctagtgtagaacaaacaacaagccagcag gattcgacaattggaacaacttcatacacaacagaatctacgccatcttcaccatcgtctacaacaatcagacaaacaacagcagaaatCACTTCATTTACAACGGAGACTTGCTCATCTAatgtagaacaaacaacaaggcagca ATTCTATTCCATCTTCACCATAttctacaactga